The genome window TATGATCATGGTTCGTGCTATTATCAGGCCGGAAAAGAGCACAGAGGTAATGAAAGCATTGCTTGAGGCAGGTTATCCAGCCGTGACTAAAATCGAGGTTTCAGGTCGGGGTAAGCAACGGGGGTTAAAGCTTGGCGAAATGGTTTATGACCAGCTAGCCAAGGAGATGCTCATGGTCGTGGTCCCTGAACGGGAGAAGGAATTCGTGGTCAGGGCCATACTGGAGAGTGCCCGTACAGGGGAAAAGGGAACCTTTGGTGATGGCAAGATTTTCATCTCTGCTGTGGAGGAGATCTATACTATTAGTTCCGGTAAAAAAGAAGCTTAAGGGGGAACCGGTATGAAGGAAGTTATAGCCATCATC of Desulfovulcanus ferrireducens contains these proteins:
- a CDS encoding P-II family nitrogen regulator codes for the protein MIMVRAIIRPEKSTEVMKALLEAGYPAVTKIEVSGRGKQRGLKLGEMVYDQLAKEMLMVVVPEREKEFVVRAILESARTGEKGTFGDGKIFISAVEEIYTISSGKKEA